A stretch of Longimicrobium terrae DNA encodes these proteins:
- a CDS encoding helix-turn-helix transcriptional regulator, whose protein sequence is MPANTLPDSASLGGFLRDRRARVQPGPGAGTRRRTPGLRREEVAARAGVSVTWYTWLEQGRGGPPSSEVLERLAGALELDDVGREVLFLLAQHRPPPLTQTAAPAVTPALQRVLDALPTSPAYVKTPAWDIVAWNAAAVAVLADYALLRPAERNVLRRLFGTPGARDRLPDWEEDARFALAAFRVDAARAGGSPEAAALAAELRETSADFRRLWAENEMRTHGVGLKRLHHPAAGLLTLEYSAFAVDGGEGLSMVVFTPASPADEQAIARLLADQPRAA, encoded by the coding sequence ATGCCCGCTAACACCCTGCCCGATTCCGCGTCGCTGGGCGGCTTTCTGCGCGATCGCAGGGCGCGGGTGCAGCCCGGGCCGGGCGCGGGGACGCGGCGGCGCACGCCCGGCCTGCGGCGCGAAGAGGTCGCGGCGCGGGCTGGGGTCAGCGTCACCTGGTATACGTGGCTGGAGCAGGGGCGCGGCGGCCCGCCCTCGTCCGAGGTGCTGGAGCGTCTGGCGGGCGCGCTGGAGTTGGACGATGTGGGCCGCGAGGTGCTGTTTCTTCTGGCCCAGCACCGCCCTCCGCCGCTCACGCAGACTGCCGCCCCGGCGGTTACCCCGGCGCTGCAGCGCGTGCTGGACGCGTTGCCCACGAGCCCCGCCTACGTAAAGACGCCCGCGTGGGACATCGTGGCCTGGAACGCCGCCGCCGTCGCGGTGCTGGCCGATTACGCCCTGCTGCGCCCCGCCGAGCGCAACGTGCTCCGCAGGCTGTTCGGCACGCCCGGCGCCCGCGACCGGCTTCCCGACTGGGAGGAGGATGCGCGTTTCGCCCTGGCCGCCTTTCGCGTGGATGCGGCGCGCGCCGGCGGCTCGCCCGAGGCCGCCGCGCTCGCCGCCGAACTGCGCGAAACCAGCGCCGACTTCCGACGTCTCTGGGCGGAAAACGAGATGCGCACCCACGGCGTGGGCCTGAAGCGCCTCCACCACCCCGCCGCCGGGCTGCTGACGCTGGAGTACTCGGCGTTTGCGGTGGATGGCGGCGAAGGGCTGAGCATGGTCGTCTTCACGCCGGCCTCCCCCGCCGACGAGCAGGCCATCGCCCGGCTTCTCGCCGATCAGCCCCGCGCCGCCTGA